The genomic region ATTTTTCAATGAAATGATGCAGAATCAAATAAAGAATTCTCCGTTTCCTATGGTTGACGTATTTTCAGAACTTTTTCATTCTAATAAATTTCTTAAAGCGCATTTAGAATCAATTATTAATCTTAATTTGTAAATTCCGATTTATAAATCTTTTATTTTTTTGACGCATATCATATAATGTATAATATTATATATCTATATGTAGCAAGCGGAAAAACTAATGTTTATCTAATAAATATTAGTTTTTAATATTTATAATTATCTATAATTTTAATACCTATAAAAACAATAAGTTAAATATATTTAAATTTTATTTAAAAATTATTTTTATTTTTTGCTTGACAAACCTGATTGGTATATTCTATATTTAGAATATACGGATATTAAAAATTAAATTTAATAATTACTTAATTTAATAGTTTATTAATTTTTTATTTAATCATAAAATCAGGTTTTAAAAAGTGAATCAAAATTATTGCGATAACGAAAATAATTTAAATAATAAATGTAAAGAATTAGCTAATATATTTAAATTATTATCAAATCCCACAAGACTCGGCATCCTTTGCATAGTTTGCGATGAGGAAGTTAGCGTAAACGACATATCTTCGGTGTTAGGAAAGTCTCAATCCAATATTTCTCAGCATTTATCGGTTTTAAGAAATACAAATATGGTAGATTTTAAGAGGGAAGACAACAAATTGCGGTATTTCCTTAAAAATACCAAAATAAGCCAGCTTATAAAAGATATTAAGGATGTTCAGAAAACCAGCGATTTAAAAGAATTAAAAATATCTCAGTCTGCTTCAAGCAATAGTAGTTATAAAAGTTAAAAATCTTATCGCCGTTTTTTAGTCAGGTCGGTAAGTTTATTTATTTTGTTTTAATAGTTAACAGTCTAACAATTAAATAAGAATTACGAATAAGGAGGATATTCTAAAATGAGTGAAGAAGCAAAAAATCCGATTACGGAGAAGATTGAAAGTACCAAAGGCGGACATTTTTATAAAGAAATCATGAAAGATTTCCGAATTAAAGAATCTCTGCACGGCTGTCTTAATTGCGGTACTTGCGTTGCAAACTGTCCTGCAGCCGCTTTTTATGATTACTCTCCACGCGAAGTATGTCAGATGATGATAGAGGGCGATGAAGAGACTATTGAAGAATACATGAAGAGCAAAATATGGAACTGTGCTCAATGTTTCAGCTGCAAATACAGATGTCCTAAAGAAAATTCGGCAGCCGATATCGTTATGACTATGAGAGAAATTGCAGTAAGGGAAGGATTAGCTGCAGAAGCTCTTGCCGGGTACACAAGAATAGCAAAATTAGTTTTAACCCGCGGAAATCAGCTTGCGCCGGATATGTTGTCGCCTGATGCCTTTCCTGATTGGGGTCCAAGGATGATTGAATTATCTTCAAAAAAAATGGAAATGAGAGAAGAACTTTTTAAGGGATTTCCAGGAATGAATGTTGTTGACAGAGCATGGGCAGCTGAAGATTTTACAATTTATGAAATGCAAAGAATTTGGGAAGAAAGCGGCGCATTAGAAAAAGTAGGAACAGTGTTCCCGTTTTTGGTGGACATAGTGCAGGATGATATGGAAGATAAAAAGGAAGAAATGGAAGCCAGAATTGAAGAAAAAAAAGCTAAGTTAGCTGCAGCAGGAAAATAAAATATAACGCTTATTTATTTAATAAATTTTTGTAAGTCATGCTATTATGAAAATTTATACTGGTTTAAAAAAATAAAAATTAGTAATATTTTAGATTTAAGTTTATAGTACAATTTATAGATAATTTAATAGATAATTTAGATATCTTAATAATTAATAACGTTACATTAAAAGAAAGCTATATTAAATTAACAAGGAGGGCATTATCGATGTCTTACGAAATAAACGACGTTAAAACCGCCATTAATCATGGAAAAGGAATGAGTTATCATGTGCATGATATAAGAGCGGAAATGAAAAGGCTGGAAGAAGAAGGAGAAATTAAAATCGGTCATATTATCGGACCGTACAAGGAAGAAGAAGTTATGTACGGAATTAAAAAGAAGATTCCTCTGGATATGCATTATCAGCATAAGAGCTGCGGACAGTGCGCAAACTTGCCGGGCGTTCCAAGATCTAATTTTTACTATAGAGACAAGCTTGGAATTAAATACTATAACGATATGCAGCAAACTTCCTGTACTGCTTGGAATTACCATGCATCCGGTCTTGGAAACTTGGTTCAGCTCGGAGCTGTCGCTGCAAGAAATTGGCACAGAGCTTATGAAGAAGGTTATAACTTTACGATTCATTGCGTTACAAGTTTCGGAAATTATCTTGAAATGAGACATTTACTTGTCGGCAATAAAGAACTGAGAGATGAAGTTAAAAAAATATTGGCAAAGTTAGGCAGAGAATTGGTAATACCGGAAGAAATTGTACATGACAGCGAAATTGCATATGCATTGAGAGATAAGATTTTAGCTAATGCAGATCCTAAGAGACTTGAAGGAATTAAAGGATTAGTTGGAGTTGAACATTACGGATGTCATTTCTTCAAACAGGTTTCAGATGATATAATAGGCGGTAAAAGACCTATCGTTGTCGGCGGTCTTGCATCAACGCTTGGCGTTCAGATGGAAGAATATTCTAAATGGTTTATGTGCTGCGGATTTGGGTTTAGACACATTCTCGTTAACAGAGAATTTACTAGATCGGCTCAAAATATCAAACTAAAAGCTATTAAAGAAGAAGTTAATCCTGATATGATATTAGTTAATTGCACAGGATGCGGAACAACTTTTGATAAAACACAGTGGATTCAGAAGGCTGTCGGAGAGGATTATCATTATCCTGTTATATTTTATTCTCAACTTGCGGCATTGGCGTTAGGAGCTCATCCGTTTAAAGAAGCAGGATTAAATTTCCACGTTACTCCTGTAGAACCGCTTCTTGATAAAATGGGAATTTCATATAATTAATTTAATATTTAATATATGTGATTTGAGGTATAAAATATTTTAAGGTATATTGTATAACTTAACATATTTAAATTATTAACAAATATAAATAAATTAATTTTCTCAAAAATGGCGCGAGCTTTCGATGTAGCAAGTTTAGTTTCGCTACATCGATCGTTGATTATGCCTTATATTTGAATTTCTGACATTAGATATAGGGTAAGTGCCAAAAAACTATTTAAATATATTATTTATTAACAAGGAGGTATTTTAAGGTGAAAACAGTTTTAGTTATCGGCGGAGGAGTTACAGGTCTTAAAGCATCGCATGAATTAGCAGAAATGGGATACAATGTTTCATTGGTTGAAAAACAGGATTATCTCGGCGGACAGGTTGCAAAACACAAGTATTATAAATTAGCGCCGGATATGCGTTTAGTAAGCGAAGTTCTTGACCCTGTTATTAAAAATGTAGAAAGCAATTCCAATATTAAAGTTCATAAACACTCGACAATTACAGCACTATCCGGTAATGCTCCTGAGTTTAAAGTCAAAATCAAAAATTCAAAAGGCGAATCTGAAGAAACTTTTGGCGCCATTGTTGTAGCAACAGGTTTTGAACATTTTGATCCAACTGTTAAGCAGGAATACGGTTATAGCAGATTTAAAGATGTTGTCACAAACGCAGAAGTGGAAGAATTGCTTAATCCAAGTGGACCTACAAAAGGCGAACTTAAAAGACCGTCTGATGGAAAAATTCCAAAAAAAGTCGCAATATTTCAATGTGTCGGTTCAAGAGATAAGCAGGTCGGAAATCCTTATTGCTGCAGAGTAGGCTGCGTTGTTTCGACAAAGCAGGCTATTGAAATTAAAGAAAAATATCCTGATACTGAAGTTTATGTTTATTACATGGATATGAGAATGTTTGGCAGAGGATGGGAAGAATTATACGGAAAAGCTATGGAAGAATATGAAGTTATTTTTACGAGAGGCAGAGGCGCAGAAGTAACACTGAAAAATCAGCAATTATCATTGAGAGCTGAAGAAACTATCATGGACAGACCTATTCAACATTCTGTTGATATGATAATTTTAGCGGCAGGACAAGCGCCTGGCGATGGAACTATCGAAGCAGCTAAAATACTCGGAATTAAACAAAATGAGTATGGTTATTTGGCTCCAAAAGATGATTTTTTAAGTCCTAATGAATCTTCTAAAGCCGGAATATTTATTGCCGGAGCAGATAAAGGTCCGTTGGATGTAGAAAATTGTATAGTTGAAGGAGCTGCTGTAGCTGCAAAAGTTGCTTCATCTTTAAAATAATTTTAGAATAAATTAAAATTCTAACAAAGAAATAATTAAGGAGTTAATTAATATGGCGGAAAATACTGATAAAATGGTTATTGACGGCGTAGAGCTTGTAGGTATTTGGAAAGAATTTATGCCGTCAAGAATTTTATATGAAGATGTTACTACAGAATTTCTTGACGAAGTTAAAAAATTGCCAGGAGGCGCAACGATCGCAAAATGCTATCAATGCGGAACATGTACAGGCGGTTGTACATTGCCTGAGTTTGTTGATAAATTCAACCCGCGCGGTTTTATAAATCTTGTCAGAAGAGGACATTATGACATTTTAGTATCTGATTATAAGGATTTAGTATGGAAATGCGTTTCCTGCAACAGATGCACTCATAGATGTCCAAAAGGTGTTAATACTCAGGAAGTTGTGAGAGCTATCGCAAAATTCCTTGAAGATAAAAAGGTCTTTGGTAAATTAACAAATGACGAAGCATTTGACGAAATATTTATGGACGAAGTCATCAGTGACGGAAGAATAGATGAAGTCAAAATAGTAAAAGACTTCTATTCTAAAACAGGAAGACTCAAAGATATGATGAGCGGAGACCAATTATCCTTAGGCTTTAAAATGTTTACAAGCGGGAGAATTAAACTATTTGGAGGCAAAATTAAAGATTGGAAAAAAGTCTCCCAGAGGTTAAAGGAGGAATTACAATGAAATTAGGTTATTTTCCAGGCTGTTCATTAAAGGGAATGGCAAGAGCATATGATGAATCTACAAAAATAGTTGCCGAAGGTTTTGGCATTGAATTAATGGAAATAGATGATTTTAACTGCTGCGGCGCATTAGAAGCCAAAGGTTCTAATGAAAAACTTTCATATATGCTTCCGGCTAGAGTTATGGATTCTGCTAAAGGCAGATTTCATGTAGATGCTGTGGTTACGCCATGCAATGGTTGCTATCACAGTTTGCTGAGAACTAACGCCGCTATGAATGAAAATGCAAATGCCAAAAGCGATGTTATAAGTTTTTTAAAAGATGTCGGATACGGTTCTTATGAAGGTGATATAGACGTTAGACATTTTCTTGAATTATTTTATAATGAAGTAGGACCTGAAAAAGTAAAAAATGCGGTAAAAAAATCTCTAAAAGGTTTGAAAGTTGCTTCTTATTACGGCTGCTTATATGAAAGACCTAAAACTATTACTAAAACCGGCTATAAAAGCAATAGAGACGATTCCGAAAATCCGTACTTTCAGGATGAGCTTTTAGCTGCTACCGGAGCCGAGATTGTAAAATTCGATGCTGCTGCTTCATGCTGCGGAGGCGCTCATGCTCTTCAGGATGAATCGTTGTCGGCAACGTTATCGGCTACTATCTTATCAGCAGCCAAAAAAGCTGGAGCCGATATTTTAGCTCTTCCTTGTCCGCTATGCGGCGCTGCATTAGATATAAAACAGCCCGAAATAGTTAAAGTTCACGGAAATGACGCAAAAATTCCGGTTGTTTATTTTACTCAATTGATAGGTCTTTCTATGGGAAAATCTGCTAAAGATTTAAAATTGACAGATCCTATTTCTAATCCGATGGATGTGTTAAAATCTAAAGGATTGGTTTAAGTTTTATCTTGTAAGCACATAAGATAATTAGCCGTAATTTAGATTGTCTTATATAATTTTATGCCTATCTTTTAATTAGTAGTTTAATGATTATTAATTAAATTTTAGGCATTTTTTTTAAATTAATATAAATATGCTTAACCGAGCAAAGAAATGCATATATATTTTCTATTGCAAGATTAAGGTAACATAAACTATTGTCAAGCAGATAAAAATGTAGTATTATAAATTTTGATAAATTTTATTAACAATTACAAAATTTAACAAAAAAATTATTTTAAGGAGAAAAGAATCTTATGGCTAAAATGAATGGATGCGATATTCCAGAGGAACTTTATTACAATATCGAAAAGCATGTTTGGGGTAAAATTGAATCTGACGGAACCATTTTAATGGGTATGACAAGCGTTGCAGCAAGTCTTGCCGGAAAACTATTGTACATTACTCCAAAAAAAGTAGGACAAAAAGTTGCTCAGTTGAAATCTGTCGCTACCGTTGAAAGCGGAAAATATGTCGGTCCCGTTCCTGCACCTTTCGGCGGCGAGATTATTGCAATTAATGAAGAACTGAAAGCGGACGTTTCACCTATCAACAGTGATCCATACGGTAAAGGCTGGGTTTGTAAAATTAAACCCGCTGATATAGAAGCAGATAAAAAAAATTTATTGACAGGAAAAGAGGCCGTAGAAGCTTATAAGAAAAAAATAGAAGCCGACGGAATTAAATGCGAATAATTAAAAACATTAAATAAACCTCTAATTTAAATTATTTTTTTTAAATTATATAGTTTCTATTATATGCGTCTGTAAATTAGCTGCAAAAATATGTATAATTCTATAAATTTCTTATATATCGGCTGAATAAATTATTAAAAGAAAATTTATATTATTCATTATATATGTGTGCTGTTTATATATAACATTTATATATAACATTTATAGACGCGTTATTTTAAATTAAGACGGGAGGATATTTTCAATGGCTATTTTAAATGAATGTAATATCCCTGAAGACCTCTATTATGATATAGAAAATCAGGTTTGGGGAAAAAAAAATGACGACGGAACATTTACTTTCGGTATGACTGATCCGGCTCAATCGCTTGCCGGAAAAATATTATATGCCGACGTTAAACCTGTCGGAAAAATTATAAAAAAAGGGAAAAGTGCTGCAACTATCGAAAGCGGAAAATACGTCGGTCCGTTTCCTATGCCTTTTTCAGGAGAAATAGTCGCTGTTAACGCTGAATTAGAAAGCGACTCCCACATTATTAATTTAGATCCGTACGGAAAAGGCTGGTTAGTTAAATTAAAGCCGCTGCCTGAAGCCGCATCAGATATAAATTTATTGCCAACCGGTGAAGCAGCAGTGAATGCTTATAGAAAAAAATTAGAAGATGAAGAAATAATTTGTAAAAAAAGATAATAAAAAAAAAGAGATAATAATTATGAGCTACTATGAATTTGATAAACAAATAAGTTCTAAATATATTAATGGTTTTAATATCAGAAAAAATAATTTTAATAATGTAATTCATTTTTATGCTCCGAGCATAAAAGCTTATGAAACTGAAGATTTTAAAAATGAAAAATCTGATTCGTTTCCTCCCTTGTCGATAACAGGCAGTTCATGTTCATTAAAATGCGACCACTGCAATGCAGAAATATTAAAATCTATGGATTCTGTAATTACCACGGATGACTTATATCACAGAGCGGCTCAAATATCCAAATCAAAAGGTAAAGGTTTCTTGCTTAGCGGAGGTTCAAACTCTAAGGGCATAGTCGAAATTTTACCTTATATAAATACTATTAAAAAAATTAAGACTGATTTTAAGCTAAAAGTTATAGTTCATTGCGGTATTATTACCGAAGAAATAGCCGACGGTCTGCTTGATGCCGGCGTTGACTCCGCTATGCTTGATATAATTGGTGATGAAGACACCATTCGTACCGTTTATCACTTAAAAGCTTCGGTAGAAGATTATGACAATTCTTTAAAATACTTATCTGAAAGAAACATTCCATGTTCGCCTCATGTTGTTATAGGTTTGAAACATGGCGAAATTGCAGGTGAATTTAACGCAATAGATGTTATATCGAAACACAGTATATCTTCTTTAGTTCTTGTTGGGTTTATGCCTATGGGTAACACGAAGATGGAAAATACAGTTCCTCCTGAGCCTGAAGAAATAGGCGATGTTTTTATATATGCCAGAGAAAAATTTGCCCATACTCCTGTTTTGCTTGGCTGCGAAAGACCATACGGGATGAATAAATTTAAAATAGAGGAACTTGCTGTTAAAGCGGGACTAAACGGAATCGCATATCCTTCGGAAGGCGTTATACCTTTCAGTAAAGAACTTGAGCTAAAACCATTATATTCCGATGTCTGCTGTTCCTTAATTTTTGCAGAAGAAGCGCTATCAACTATCAATATAGGCGGTTAAATTAATATTAAATAATAAATAATAAAATGTTTAGAGTTATAGATACAGGGATTAAAGATTTTTCTTATAACATTGCTATGGACAAAGCAATGCTTGATTTAAGAAAAGACAATATAATTCCTGATACTTTGCGCTTTTTAACATTTAAACCTTGCACGCTTGCAGGGTTTCATCAGTCTGTATTCAATGAAATAAGAATAGATTATTGTAATGATAAAAACATTGATATAGGCCGCCGCATCACCGGCGGCGGCGCAATATATTTTGATGAAGCGCAATTGGGTTGGGAGTTAGTTTTTTCCTCAAAAACTCTTAAAGCTGCAAATTTTCAAAACTTAACTGAAAATATATGCAATGCATTTGTATCAGGCATTAATAAATTGGGTATTAATGCAAAATTTAGACCTAGAAACGATATTGAAGTAGATGGTAAAAAGATATCGGGTACAGGCGGAACATACGATTCGTCTATATTTTTTTTTCAAGGCACTTTGCTTTTGGATTTTAATCCTGAAAATATGGTAAAATCATTAAAAATTCCTGTAGAAAAATTAATATCAAAAAATTTTGATTCCATATCCGCAAGGGTCACATCTTTAAAAAACGTACTTGGATATATTCCAGATATAGAAATTGTAAAGTCTGTGATTATAGAAGGATTTTCAGAATATTTTAATATCCAGTTTACTTATGGAACACTGAGCGCGGAAGAAAATAATTATATTACTGAAAATCAAGAATATTATAAATCGGATGAATGGGTATATTCATCCGATAACGAACTGTTAGAAACTAAAACTATCAAAGATACATACAGATGCAGCGGGGGAATATTTAAAACTTTTGCCAAAGTTGATTATAAAAGAAAACTGCTAAAATATATTTATTTTACCGGAGATTATTTTGTTATACCTGAAAGAGCTATCGCTGATTTAGAAAGTTTTTTAAAAGATTGCGATATTAACGAATTAATTTTTAAAATAGATGAATTTTTTGAAAAATATACACCCGAATTTCAGAATGTTTCGAAAGTTGATTTTTTTAATATAATAAATAATATAATAGATAAAATAGCTTTTCTTAATGATTTTGGCATTAATGAAGACGAACTTTCACGTTTTATGCTGGTAAACGGAATGCAGCTATGCGATATAAAATCAGTAAAAGCTATTTTACTGCCTTATTGCGCTAAAAAAAAAGGCTGCGAATTTAGAAATGTCGACTATTGCTCAATATGCGGCGATTGCGAAACCGGTATAGCTTATAAATTTGCGAAAGACTTTAATTTATTGCCTGTTACGATAATTAATTATGAAAACCTTGTCGAAACATTAAATAAATTGAAAAATAATAATATAAATTCATATATCGGCTTTTGCTGCAAAGAATTTTATATTAAACGCAACAAAGCTTTTAAAGATTCGGGAATCAAAGCATTACTTATAGATATATCTTCTCCTTTATGCTATAATTATAAAAAAGAAGAAGACGCATATAAAGGTATCTTTGACGGGGAAACTATGCTCAATGCAAATATATTGCAAGATTTATCCAAGATTATAAGCAAATAAAAAAATTAATTTATAAATAAAAATTAAAGAATAAACAAAATAATAAATATTTATATTTATCTAAGTATTCCTTAATCTTGCAATAGAAAATATTTATGCGTTTCTTTGCTAGGTTATGCAAAATAAATATAATGGAAAGGTGTAAGATTCAAAAATGATGTAGAAAACAATATAGAAAAAATATAATAAATGAAAATGGAGAATGTTTATATGAATTATCAAGAGACAGGGATAGCTATTGCGGATACTGATTTAGAAACGATTCCTTTTGAAGAAAATTTAAATGATCATGCCGCCGAAAATTCGCCGGAATACCTTAAAATAAGCCTTGCTGCTGCGATGACACTTGGAATGGTGCCTGGATTATTTTATAGGAATGCATGTCTTCACTGTGTCAATGTTCTTTTGACTTATGATGATGGCTGCAGAGCAAATTGCGCTTATTGCGGTTTACAAAAATCCAGAGAAGGAAA from Candidatus Acididesulfobacter guangdongensis harbors:
- the gcvH gene encoding glycine cleavage system protein GcvH, yielding MAKMNGCDIPEELYYNIEKHVWGKIESDGTILMGMTSVAASLAGKLLYITPKKVGQKVAQLKSVATVESGKYVGPVPAPFGGEIIAINEELKADVSPINSDPYGKGWVCKIKPADIEADKKNLLTGKEAVEAYKKKIEADGIKCE
- a CDS encoding glycine cleavage system protein H codes for the protein MAILNECNIPEDLYYDIENQVWGKKNDDGTFTFGMTDPAQSLAGKILYADVKPVGKIIKKGKSAATIESGKYVGPFPMPFSGEIVAVNAELESDSHIINLDPYGKGWLVKLKPLPEAASDINLLPTGEAAVNAYRKKLEDEEIICKKR
- a CDS encoding radical SAM protein; this translates as MSYYEFDKQISSKYINGFNIRKNNFNNVIHFYAPSIKAYETEDFKNEKSDSFPPLSITGSSCSLKCDHCNAEILKSMDSVITTDDLYHRAAQISKSKGKGFLLSGGSNSKGIVEILPYINTIKKIKTDFKLKVIVHCGIITEEIADGLLDAGVDSAMLDIIGDEDTIRTVYHLKASVEDYDNSLKYLSERNIPCSPHVVIGLKHGEIAGEFNAIDVISKHSISSLVLVGFMPMGNTKMENTVPPEPEEIGDVFIYAREKFAHTPVLLGCERPYGMNKFKIEELAVKAGLNGIAYPSEGVIPFSKELELKPLYSDVCCSLIFAEEALSTINIGG
- a CDS encoding disulfide reductase, whose protein sequence is MEKSLPEVKGGITMKLGYFPGCSLKGMARAYDESTKIVAEGFGIELMEIDDFNCCGALEAKGSNEKLSYMLPARVMDSAKGRFHVDAVVTPCNGCYHSLLRTNAAMNENANAKSDVISFLKDVGYGSYEGDIDVRHFLELFYNEVGPEKVKNAVKKSLKGLKVASYYGCLYERPKTITKTGYKSNRDDSENPYFQDELLAATGAEIVKFDAAASCCGGAHALQDESLSATLSATILSAAKKAGADILALPCPLCGAALDIKQPEIVKVHGNDAKIPVVYFTQLIGLSMGKSAKDLKLTDPISNPMDVLKSKGLV
- a CDS encoding CoB--CoM heterodisulfide reductase iron-sulfur subunit A family protein, producing the protein MYYLLTRRYFKVKTVLVIGGGVTGLKASHELAEMGYNVSLVEKQDYLGGQVAKHKYYKLAPDMRLVSEVLDPVIKNVESNSNIKVHKHSTITALSGNAPEFKVKIKNSKGESEETFGAIVVATGFEHFDPTVKQEYGYSRFKDVVTNAEVEELLNPSGPTKGELKRPSDGKIPKKVAIFQCVGSRDKQVGNPYCCRVGCVVSTKQAIEIKEKYPDTEVYVYYMDMRMFGRGWEELYGKAMEEYEVIFTRGRGAEVTLKNQQLSLRAEETIMDRPIQHSVDMIILAAGQAPGDGTIEAAKILGIKQNEYGYLAPKDDFLSPNESSKAGIFIAGADKGPLDVENCIVEGAAVAAKVASSLK
- a CDS encoding transcriptional regulator, encoding MNQNYCDNENNLNNKCKELANIFKLLSNPTRLGILCIVCDEEVSVNDISSVLGKSQSNISQHLSVLRNTNMVDFKREDNKLRYFLKNTKISQLIKDIKDVQKTSDLKELKISQSASSNSSYKS
- a CDS encoding 4Fe-4S dicluster domain-containing protein, which codes for MSEEAKNPITEKIESTKGGHFYKEIMKDFRIKESLHGCLNCGTCVANCPAAAFYDYSPREVCQMMIEGDEETIEEYMKSKIWNCAQCFSCKYRCPKENSAADIVMTMREIAVREGLAAEALAGYTRIAKLVLTRGNQLAPDMLSPDAFPDWGPRMIELSSKKMEMREELFKGFPGMNVVDRAWAAEDFTIYEMQRIWEESGALEKVGTVFPFLVDIVQDDMEDKKEEMEARIEEKKAKLAAAGK
- a CDS encoding DUF116 domain-containing protein; translated protein: MFRVIDTGIKDFSYNIAMDKAMLDLRKDNIIPDTLRFLTFKPCTLAGFHQSVFNEIRIDYCNDKNIDIGRRITGGGAIYFDEAQLGWELVFSSKTLKAANFQNLTENICNAFVSGINKLGINAKFRPRNDIEVDGKKISGTGGTYDSSIFFFQGTLLLDFNPENMVKSLKIPVEKLISKNFDSISARVTSLKNVLGYIPDIEIVKSVIIEGFSEYFNIQFTYGTLSAEENNYITENQEYYKSDEWVYSSDNELLETKTIKDTYRCSGGIFKTFAKVDYKRKLLKYIYFTGDYFVIPERAIADLESFLKDCDINELIFKIDEFFEKYTPEFQNVSKVDFFNIINNIIDKIAFLNDFGINEDELSRFMLVNGMQLCDIKSVKAILLPYCAKKKGCEFRNVDYCSICGDCETGIAYKFAKDFNLLPVTIINYENLVETLNKLKNNNINSYIGFCCKEFYIKRNKAFKDSGIKALLIDISSPLCYNYKKEEDAYKGIFDGETMLNANILQDLSKIISK
- a CDS encoding heterodisulfide reductase subunit B — translated: MSYEINDVKTAINHGKGMSYHVHDIRAEMKRLEEEGEIKIGHIIGPYKEEEVMYGIKKKIPLDMHYQHKSCGQCANLPGVPRSNFYYRDKLGIKYYNDMQQTSCTAWNYHASGLGNLVQLGAVAARNWHRAYEEGYNFTIHCVTSFGNYLEMRHLLVGNKELRDEVKKILAKLGRELVIPEEIVHDSEIAYALRDKILANADPKRLEGIKGLVGVEHYGCHFFKQVSDDIIGGKRPIVVGGLASTLGVQMEEYSKWFMCCGFGFRHILVNREFTRSAQNIKLKAIKEEVNPDMILVNCTGCGTTFDKTQWIQKAVGEDYHYPVIFYSQLAALALGAHPFKEAGLNFHVTPVEPLLDKMGISYN